A single window of Gammaproteobacteria bacterium DNA harbors:
- the atpB gene encoding F0F1 ATP synthase subunit A, whose product MNVESPATASQYIQHHLTNLQFNLKTMSLGDGGFWTLNLDTLFVSMLLGSIFIIFFRTVAKRATSGAPGKVQNFVEVVLDFVNTQVKDCFHGRSALIAPLALTIFVWVFLMNAMDLLPVDLLPRATSMVGVPYLRAVPTTDLGATFAMSISVFLLLIYYSFKIKGARGVFNEYFMRPFGPYPFPWNILVMPFNFFLRCVEELAKPISLSLRLFGNMYAGELIFILIALLPAWIQWTLGGPWALFHILIITLQAFIFMMLTIVYLSLAHEDH is encoded by the coding sequence ATGAACGTGGAAAGTCCGGCAACTGCATCGCAATATATTCAGCATCATTTAACAAATTTGCAATTTAATCTAAAGACAATGTCGTTAGGTGATGGTGGCTTTTGGACATTAAATCTCGATACATTATTCGTTTCGATGTTGCTCGGTTCTATTTTTATCATTTTCTTTAGAACAGTAGCTAAGCGAGCCACCTCTGGCGCTCCTGGAAAGGTCCAAAATTTTGTTGAAGTTGTGCTGGATTTCGTAAACACTCAGGTCAAAGATTGTTTTCATGGCAGAAGCGCTCTTATCGCTCCTCTCGCCCTCACCATATTTGTGTGGGTATTTTTGATGAATGCGATGGATTTGTTGCCAGTCGATTTGTTGCCACGCGCCACCTCAATGGTAGGCGTACCTTATTTGAGGGCTGTACCAACCACAGATCTTGGTGCAACATTTGCGATGTCCATCTCTGTGTTTTTATTACTTATTTATTATAGCTTTAAAATTAAAGGCGCTCGTGGTGTATTTAATGAGTATTTCATGCGCCCCTTCGGGCCCTATCCTTTCCCATGGAATATATTGGTAATGCCTTTTAACTTTTTCCTGAGATGCGTGGAAGAATTAGCGAAACCAATTTCACTTTCATTGCGGCTTTTTGGAAATATGTATGCAGGAGAATTAATTTTTATTTTGATTGCGCTGTTACCTGCATGGATACAATGGACTCTTGGAGGCCCTTGGGCATTATTTCATATTTTAATCATTACATTACAAGCGTTTATCTTCATGATGCTAACGATTGTGTATTTAAGTTTGGCTCACGAAGATCATTAA
- the atpE gene encoding F0F1 ATP synthase subunit C produces METLKYIAEIQSLTAVAVGLLIGLGALGTAIGFGILGGKFLEGSARQPEMIPQLQVKMFIVAGLLDAVTMIGVGIALWFTVDSPFVAALLEQVGKVAQ; encoded by the coding sequence ATGGAAACATTGAAATATATAGCTGAAATTCAAAGTTTAACTGCGGTGGCGGTGGGATTACTCATCGGATTAGGCGCGTTAGGCACTGCAATTGGTTTTGGAATATTAGGCGGAAAGTTTCTGGAAGGGTCGGCTAGACAACCTGAGATGATTCCACAACTACAAGTAAAAATGTTTATTGTAGCGGGATTACTGGATGCGGTTACGATGATCGGTGTGGGTATCGCTTTATGGTTTACTGTGGATAGTCCATTTGTTGCTGCACTGCTTGAGCAAGTAGGCAAAGTCGCTCAATAA
- a CDS encoding F0F1 ATP synthase subunit B: MNINLTLLGQMITFMILVGVTMKYIWPPMMKALEDRRKQIADGLEAAERGHHELELARHKATESLRDAKLEAAKLIDQAAQRATRMIEDAKGKAREEGERLVMLAKDQIAQEMQTAKHDLLQQVATLAIASAEKILEKKIDESANNALVDQLIDEI; this comes from the coding sequence GTGAATATAAATCTTACTTTATTGGGCCAAATGATTACTTTCATGATTTTGGTCGGCGTGACAATGAAGTATATTTGGCCACCTATGATGAAGGCGCTCGAGGATCGGCGTAAGCAAATAGCCGATGGTTTAGAGGCAGCAGAACGGGGTCATCATGAGCTTGAGCTTGCAAGACATAAAGCAACCGAAAGTCTGCGTGATGCCAAGCTCGAAGCCGCTAAATTAATCGATCAAGCGGCTCAGCGTGCTACTCGTATGATTGAAGATGCAAAAGGAAAGGCAAGAGAAGAAGGGGAGCGTCTAGTGATGCTCGCCAAAGATCAAATTGCTCAAGAAATGCAGACTGCAAAACATGATTTGTTACAACAAGTGGCGACGCTGGCTATTGCGAGTGCAGAAAAAATTCTAGAAAAAAAAATTGATGAGTCAGCCAATAACGCTTTGGTTGACCAGTTGATTGATGAGATTTAA
- a CDS encoding F0F1 ATP synthase subunit delta: protein MSEITTVARPYAKAIFESACEKHSLKEWSDTLKRLAFIASSKEMQPVLTSPLVPKEELASIFIDLGGESINEDSKNLINLLAEGKRLNLLPAIAKLFEDCVADLEKRIEVKVVSAYSIDPPRLQRLKQALENYLNRQVAIRFVVDNTLIGGAIIYAGDEVIDGSLRSKLNRLFERLSC, encoded by the coding sequence ATGTCTGAAATCACGACCGTTGCGAGACCTTATGCGAAAGCCATTTTTGAATCAGCTTGTGAAAAGCACTCGCTTAAAGAATGGTCAGATACGCTAAAAAGATTAGCCTTCATTGCAAGTAGTAAAGAAATGCAACCTGTTTTAACGAGCCCGCTCGTGCCAAAAGAAGAGCTGGCTAGCATTTTTATTGATCTTGGTGGCGAATCAATAAATGAGGACTCAAAAAACCTCATCAACTTACTTGCCGAAGGGAAGCGATTAAATTTACTGCCCGCTATTGCCAAACTATTTGAAGACTGCGTGGCTGACCTTGAGAAACGAATTGAAGTGAAAGTGGTAAGCGCGTATTCCATCGACCCGCCCAGGTTGCAACGCTTAAAACAAGCCTTGGAAAATTATTTAAATCGCCAGGTTGCAATACGGTTTGTAGTAGACAACACGCTTATTGGCGGTGCAATTATATATGCTGGTGATGAAGTGATCGATGGCTCACTTCGCAGCAAGCTAAATAGACTTTTTGAAAGATTGAGTTGTTAG
- a CDS encoding F0F1 ATP synthase subunit alpha yields the protein MQLNPSEISELIKKRIESAKLSPEISRQGTIVRLKDGIAQIHGLYEAMNGEMLEFEGGTAGMALNLEQDSVGAVVLGPYEHLAEGQIVKCTGRILEVPVGEALLGRVVNALGAPIDGKGPIDTPYLSPIEKVAPGVISRQSVDQPLQTGLLGIDSLVPIGRGQRELIIGDRQTGKTAIAIDSIINQKNTGVICIYVAIGQKASSVATVVRKLEEHGAMDHTIVVAATAAESASLQFIAPYSGCTMGEYFRDSGRDALIIYDDLTKQAWAYRQISLLLRRPPGREAYPGDVFYLHSRLLERAARVSAKYVEKMTDGRVKGKTGSLTALPIIETQAGDVSAFVPTNVISITDGQIYLDTDLFNSGIRPAVNAGLSVSRVGGAAQTKIVKKFGGGLRLAQAQYRELEAFAQFASDLDETTRKQLERGQRSTEILKQKQYSPLSVADMAITLFTADQGYLDDVELKKVVSFEEELRRFMNDKYADLLQTINENPVYNDEIGKQLHEAVKEFKKTQSW from the coding sequence ATGCAATTAAACCCATCCGAAATTAGTGAGCTCATAAAAAAGCGAATCGAAAGCGCAAAGTTGAGCCCAGAAATTTCTCGACAAGGGACTATCGTTAGATTGAAAGACGGTATCGCACAGATTCATGGTCTTTATGAGGCAATGAACGGAGAAATGTTGGAATTTGAAGGTGGCACTGCGGGAATGGCTTTAAATCTGGAGCAGGATTCAGTAGGCGCTGTTGTGCTTGGACCTTACGAGCATCTTGCAGAAGGTCAAATCGTCAAATGCACAGGTCGAATTTTGGAAGTTCCGGTGGGCGAAGCATTGCTCGGTAGAGTAGTAAATGCTTTAGGTGCCCCGATTGATGGCAAAGGGCCAATTGATACACCTTATCTTTCTCCTATAGAGAAAGTGGCTCCTGGTGTAATTTCTCGACAATCCGTAGATCAACCCCTCCAAACCGGATTATTAGGTATTGATTCATTAGTACCCATAGGACGAGGCCAGCGAGAATTGATCATCGGTGACCGTCAAACAGGTAAAACTGCGATTGCAATTGACTCCATCATAAACCAAAAAAATACGGGTGTTATCTGTATATATGTGGCGATCGGTCAGAAGGCATCTTCAGTTGCAACCGTAGTTAGAAAATTAGAAGAGCATGGCGCGATGGATCATACCATTGTGGTTGCTGCGACAGCTGCAGAGTCAGCATCGCTCCAGTTTATTGCTCCTTATTCTGGCTGCACTATGGGTGAATACTTCCGGGATAGTGGCCGAGATGCACTGATTATCTATGATGATTTAACCAAACAAGCTTGGGCTTATCGTCAAATATCTCTTTTATTAAGAAGACCGCCAGGCCGCGAAGCGTATCCTGGGGATGTCTTTTATTTACATTCAAGATTATTAGAGCGTGCCGCACGGGTAAGTGCAAAATACGTGGAAAAAATGACCGACGGTCGCGTGAAAGGTAAAACAGGTTCATTGACTGCATTACCCATTATCGAAACTCAAGCGGGCGACGTTTCTGCTTTCGTTCCTACTAATGTAATCTCTATTACAGACGGGCAAATTTATCTCGACACAGATTTGTTTAACTCGGGTATCAGGCCTGCTGTTAACGCAGGGTTATCAGTCTCTCGGGTGGGTGGTGCTGCGCAAACCAAGATAGTTAAAAAATTTGGTGGTGGCCTTCGATTAGCTCAAGCGCAATACCGTGAGTTAGAAGCCTTTGCACAATTTGCGTCCGATTTAGATGAAACTACTCGAAAACAATTAGAGCGTGGGCAACGTAGTACTGAAATTTTAAAACAAAAACAATATTCTCCTCTTAGTGTTGCTGACATGGCTATCACCTTATTTACCGCCGATCAAGGATACCTTGACGACGTTGAACTTAAAAAGGTGGTTAGTTTCGAGGAAGAGCTGCGACGTTTTATGAATGATAAGTACGCTGATTTATTGCAAACCATTAATGAGAATCCTGTTTATAATGACGAAATTGGTAAACAGCTTCATGAAGCAGTTAAAGAATTTAAGAAAACACAATCGTGGTAG
- the atpG gene encoding F0F1 ATP synthase subunit gamma — protein sequence MAIGREIKTKIKSIEKTKKITSAMQLVAVSKMRRAQEHMLRTRPYAKAILRVIEHIARSHSEYRHPYLTPRESIKKVGYIIISTDRGLCGGLNINLFRTALADMQAWNNKNVESELCVIGQKGEHFFKRIGANIVAEADHLGDRPTINDLIGVIKTMLDKYNEGTLDALYLISNEFVNTMTQKPEIKRLLPVVVPSQNTPEYWDYIYEPDAREILDVLLVRYIELQVYQATIENIASEQSARMVAMKNATENAGEIIKDLQLIYNKARQAAITQEIAEIVAGADAV from the coding sequence ATGGCCATCGGTAGAGAAATTAAGACCAAAATCAAAAGCATAGAAAAGACGAAGAAAATTACGAGCGCGATGCAATTGGTTGCTGTGAGTAAAATGCGTCGAGCTCAAGAGCATATGCTGCGCACACGTCCTTATGCTAAGGCTATATTAAGGGTGATTGAACACATCGCTCGTAGCCATAGTGAATATCGACATCCCTACCTGACTCCTCGTGAAAGTATTAAAAAGGTGGGGTACATAATTATCTCAACTGATCGTGGACTTTGTGGTGGCTTAAATATTAATTTATTTAGAACGGCGCTAGCGGATATGCAAGCTTGGAACAACAAAAATGTTGAGTCAGAGCTGTGTGTTATTGGTCAAAAAGGCGAACATTTCTTCAAGCGTATTGGAGCTAACATCGTCGCAGAAGCAGATCATCTAGGGGATAGACCCACTATTAATGATTTAATCGGTGTTATTAAAACAATGCTCGATAAATATAATGAGGGCACCTTGGACGCCCTCTACTTAATCTCTAATGAATTTGTTAATACCATGACCCAAAAACCTGAAATCAAACGCTTACTTCCGGTGGTAGTGCCTTCGCAGAATACCCCAGAATACTGGGATTATATCTATGAGCCGGATGCGCGAGAAATTTTAGATGTGCTTTTGGTGCGTTATATAGAATTACAGGTTTACCAGGCAACAATAGAAAATATAGCCAGTGAACAATCCGCAAGAATGGTGGCAATGAAAAATGCCACAGAGAATGCAGGTGAAATTATTAAAGACCTGCAATTAATTTATAATAAGGCTCGCCAAGCTGCTATCACGCAAGAAATCGCTGAAATTGTAGCTGGTGCAGACGCTGTTTAG
- the atpD gene encoding F0F1 ATP synthase subunit beta, whose translation MTNTGKIVEVIGAVVDVKFPSGHVPKIYDALKVVETNLVLEAQQQLGDGIVRTIAMGSSDGLKRGLAVVNTGDPIMVPVGKDTLGRIMDVLGNPIDEEGEIKANRILPIHRAPPKFTDQAMSTELLETGIKVIDLLCPFAKGGKVGLFGGAGVGKTVNMMELIRNIAIEHSGYSVFAGVGERTREGNDFYHEMKDSNVLDKVSLVYGQMNEPPGNRLRVALTGLTIAEAFRDEGRDVLLFIDNIYRYTLAGTEVSALLGRMPSAVGYQPTLAEEMGMLQERITSTKTGSITSIQAVYVPADDLTDPSPATTFAHLDATVVLSRQIAELGIYPAIDPLDSTSRQLDPLVIGQEHYDVARAVQGTLQRYKELKDIIAILGMDELSEEDKTSVRRARRIQRFLSQPFFVAEVFTGQPGKYVSVQDTIRGFRAILSGEYDHLPEQAFYMVGTIDEAVERAKSL comes from the coding sequence ATGACTAACACGGGTAAAATTGTTGAAGTTATTGGCGCAGTAGTGGACGTCAAGTTTCCTAGCGGTCACGTACCTAAAATTTATGATGCTTTGAAAGTTGTGGAAACAAACTTAGTGCTAGAAGCACAACAGCAATTAGGCGATGGAATTGTTCGTACTATTGCTATGGGCTCATCTGATGGACTAAAGCGAGGTTTAGCGGTAGTGAACACGGGTGATCCTATTATGGTGCCAGTGGGTAAAGATACCCTGGGTCGCATCATGGATGTACTCGGTAACCCTATTGATGAAGAAGGCGAAATTAAAGCCAACCGAATTCTACCAATCCATCGCGCTCCGCCTAAATTTACCGATCAAGCGATGAGCACCGAATTATTAGAAACCGGAATTAAAGTGATCGATTTACTGTGTCCTTTTGCTAAAGGCGGTAAAGTCGGACTGTTCGGGGGTGCGGGTGTAGGTAAGACAGTTAACATGATGGAGCTTATCCGAAATATTGCGATTGAACACAGTGGCTATTCCGTTTTCGCAGGAGTAGGTGAAAGAACACGTGAAGGAAACGATTTCTATCATGAAATGAAAGATTCAAACGTACTAGATAAGGTATCTCTCGTATATGGACAGATGAATGAACCACCCGGAAATCGATTGCGAGTGGCTTTAACGGGTTTGACGATCGCTGAAGCTTTCCGTGATGAAGGTCGCGATGTTTTATTATTCATCGATAATATTTATCGTTATACCTTAGCGGGAACCGAGGTTTCAGCATTATTAGGTCGTATGCCTTCTGCAGTAGGGTATCAACCCACCTTAGCAGAAGAAATGGGAATGCTTCAAGAGCGAATTACTTCTACCAAAACAGGATCAATTACGTCTATTCAGGCCGTATACGTACCTGCGGATGATTTAACAGATCCTTCACCAGCAACAACGTTTGCCCATTTAGACGCAACGGTTGTACTCTCGCGCCAAATCGCGGAATTAGGTATTTACCCAGCAATTGATCCTTTAGATTCTACAAGTCGTCAACTTGATCCATTAGTCATTGGACAAGAACATTATGATGTCGCCAGAGCGGTTCAAGGAACCTTACAGCGTTACAAAGAATTAAAAGATATTATCGCAATTTTAGGGATGGACGAGTTATCGGAAGAAGATAAAACATCCGTTCGTCGTGCAAGACGTATTCAGCGTTTCTTATCTCAGCCATTCTTCGTGGCTGAAGTCTTTACAGGTCAACCTGGAAAATATGTATCGGTTCAAGATACCATTCGAGGCTTCAGAGCGATTCTTAGCGGTGAATATGATCATCTTCCAGAGCAGGCATTTTATATGGTTGGCACCATTGATGAAGCCGTGGAACGTGCTAAGTCATTATAA
- a CDS encoding F0F1 ATP synthase subunit epsilon gives MAMSVHLDIVSAEGEIFSGRAEMVAVSGSQGELGIMPGHTPLLTTLKPGLIRVTLQGGKQEVFYISGGTVEVQPDIVTVLADTAVRAEDLDEIAAMEARQRAEKTASSRKSNIEYSQTLSELADAAARLRAIKHVKQIRKKFGRGE, from the coding sequence ATGGCGATGAGCGTACATTTAGATATTGTAAGCGCAGAAGGTGAAATTTTTTCGGGGCGAGCTGAAATGGTAGCCGTCTCAGGCAGTCAGGGGGAACTTGGTATCATGCCCGGTCATACTCCCCTGTTAACAACCTTAAAGCCTGGCTTAATAAGAGTCACCTTGCAAGGCGGTAAGCAAGAAGTCTTTTATATTTCGGGTGGGACCGTTGAAGTGCAGCCTGATATTGTCACGGTATTGGCTGACACTGCAGTTCGAGCTGAAGACTTAGATGAAATAGCCGCGATGGAAGCGCGCCAGCGTGCAGAGAAAACCGCCTCAAGTCGCAAATCAAATATTGAATATTCCCAAACATTAAGTGAGCTCGCAGATGCAGCGGCAAGACTTCGCGCTATCAAACACGTGAAACAAATTCGTAAGAAATTCGGTCGAGGCGAATGA
- the glmU gene encoding bifunctional UDP-N-acetylglucosamine diphosphorylase/glucosamine-1-phosphate N-acetyltransferase GlmU → MTLSVVILAAGYGKRMYSKLPKVLHQLAGQPLLLHVIKTAQTLNPDAIYVVYGNGGSRVRETLGDLPVNWVNQANPKGTGHAVLQALPHIPDDHQVLILYGDVPLIKTATLKQLLADNEQQFALLVATFDDPTGFGRIIRNPDNEIVAIIEHRDATPDQLLIQEVNTGILTGPAAAFKRWLPQLKDHNAQSEYYLTDIISLVAENDHKIAGLLAPSLEEVAGVNDRKELMRLERYYQSQKALELLEQGVTIIDPSRFDCRGTLNIANDVTLDINVILSGEVAIDEGSYIGPNTLLNNVKIGKNVIIKSNCVIEDAVIEDGCQIGPFARIRPHTQLGKEVHIGNFVELKNTKIDDFSKVNHLTYLGDSTLGKRVNVGAGTITCNYDGINKFETLIKDGAFIGSGTELVAPITIGENAYIGAGSTITRDAPDAQLTLSRAKQTTINGWSKKKGESLD, encoded by the coding sequence ATGACCTTAAGTGTGGTTATTCTGGCCGCAGGCTATGGCAAACGAATGTATTCGAAATTGCCTAAAGTACTTCATCAGCTCGCAGGTCAGCCCCTTCTTCTCCATGTAATTAAAACAGCGCAGACGCTCAATCCAGATGCCATCTATGTAGTATATGGTAACGGCGGAAGTCGCGTCAGAGAAACATTAGGGGATTTGCCCGTTAATTGGGTAAATCAAGCCAACCCTAAAGGCACGGGCCATGCAGTTCTGCAAGCCTTGCCCCATATTCCCGATGATCACCAAGTTTTAATTCTTTATGGTGATGTGCCGCTTATTAAAACGGCTACTTTAAAACAGTTGTTGGCCGACAATGAGCAGCAGTTTGCACTTTTAGTAGCGACATTCGATGATCCTACCGGATTTGGACGGATCATTAGAAATCCTGATAACGAGATTGTGGCGATTATCGAGCATAGAGACGCTACACCCGACCAGTTATTGATTCAGGAAGTGAATACTGGAATTTTAACAGGTCCCGCTGCTGCCTTTAAAAGATGGTTGCCCCAACTCAAAGATCACAATGCGCAATCTGAATATTATTTAACTGATATCATCTCCCTTGTCGCTGAAAATGACCATAAAATCGCTGGTCTTTTAGCTCCCTCTCTCGAGGAAGTGGCGGGTGTTAATGACCGAAAAGAATTAATGCGGTTAGAGCGCTATTATCAGAGCCAAAAAGCGCTGGAGTTGCTAGAACAAGGTGTAACTATCATTGATCCTTCACGTTTTGATTGTAGAGGCACACTAAATATTGCTAACGATGTAACCTTAGACATCAATGTGATCTTGAGCGGAGAAGTAGCTATTGACGAAGGTAGCTATATAGGACCGAATACCCTATTGAATAATGTAAAAATAGGCAAAAATGTAATCATAAAATCGAATTGTGTCATTGAGGATGCCGTTATAGAGGATGGCTGTCAAATTGGCCCCTTTGCGCGAATACGACCTCACACGCAACTGGGCAAAGAAGTTCACATCGGAAATTTTGTGGAGCTGAAAAATACGAAAATTGATGACTTTAGCAAGGTGAATCACCTTACCTACCTGGGGGATTCAACCTTAGGTAAGAGAGTAAATGTGGGAGCAGGCACAATTACCTGTAATTATGATGGCATCAATAAGTTTGAGACTCTCATTAAAGATGGTGCCTTTATTGGTTCTGGCACGGAACTGGTGGCGCCCATTACTATAGGTGAAAATGCCTATATCGGCGCAGGCTCAACGATTACTCGAGACGCCCCTGACGCTCAATTGACTCTAAGTAGAGCTAAACAAACCACTATTAATGGCTGGTCCAAGAAGAAAGGCGAATCCTTAGACTAA